The Flaviramulus sp. BrNp1-15 genome includes the window ACTGTTAATATTTAGTTTATTTTTGTAAGTTGCAAATCGATTTTAAGACTACATTTTTTATGTGTACGGTTACAATTATTCCTAAAGCGGAAAATAATTTTGTGTTAACATCTAATAGAGATGAAGCGCCAAATAGAATATCGCTTGCTCCAGATTTTTATCAGGTAGAAAACACCAAACTGCTGTTTCCAAAAGATGAACTCTCTGGTGGTACTTGGATTGGGGTTAGTGATAAAAACAGATTGGTTTGTGTGCTTAATGGCGCTTTTGAATGCCATGTTAGAAAAGCAGAATATAGAAAGAGTAGAGGTGTTGTTGCCAAAGATTTTATGGTTTCTGAAAATGTTATTACAACCATTGAAACCTATAGTTTAATGGATATAGAACCGTTTACAATGGTAATTGCAGATTGGAATTCTACATTGCAATTCTATGAATTGGTTTGGGATGGTAACCAAAAACATATTTCAGAATTACCTTTGGAGCCAAAAATTTGGTCGTCATCAACACTTTATAATCCGACTATGAAAAAAGAACGATTACAATGGTTTGAAAGCTTTAAAGCCGAAAATAATTTAAGTGCACAGTCTTTATTAAAATTCCATAAAGAATCCGGTAATGGTAATGAAGATTATGGTGTTATAATGAATCGTGGTTTTGTAAAAACCACAAGCATCACACAAGTTGAAAAACAAAATGACGCTATAGCTATGCATTACGAAGGTCTTCAAAACAAAACAATTTCAAACAAAACATTCTACATTCCTCAAATAATTAATGAGTAGTACAGGTATTATTTTAACATTAGCGTACCCAGATACTATTGTTATGGTTTCTGAAGAATGGTTTTCTCCATATTTACGTTATTTAGGCGTTGGTAAAAAGAATTATTTACGCGCAGGACATGCAGCATTGGTTTTAATTAATAAGGAAAACGGTGTTTTAGAGTATCACGATTTTGGTCGTTACATCACGCCCGAACCTTCTGGAAGAGTTAGAGGAAGAGATACTGATAACGAATTACACTTTCCGTTAAAAGCCGAAATAGAAAACGACCAGATTAAAAACCTTGATGCTATTCTGGAATTTCTTGGAACACACCCAAAACTTACTCATGGCGATGGAAAATTAGTAGCATCAGTTTGTAATGCGGTAGATTACCAAAAAGCCAGAACACATATTACAATGATGCAAAACAAGCATTTTATTCGTTATGCGGCATTTATAAAGGATGCTTGTAATTGTGCGCGTTTTGTAACCGATAGTTTGATTGCTTCTGTAACAGATAAAAGGATTAAAAAGAAACTTGAAAACTCTAAATGGTTTACACCAAGTACAGTTGGTAATGTGGTTTTAGCTGATACTGAAGATTATGTTTTTGAAGTATCTGAAGCTGGACAAATATCAAAATTTGAAGGCTCTCAACAAAGTGAAAACATCCGTTGTTTTTTAGATAAGTTAAAAGACCATGAGCCAACTTTTGTGGGAACACTACATCCTAAACCAGTTGATGATTTGCATGAAAAAGCACAATGGTTATCTGGCATTGCAGCAGGAGCGTGGTTTGAGTTGCATAAAGTAGGGCATGATGTAGAGTATCATTTTAAGCGTATTTCGCCTTACGGAAATATTGATATTCATGAAAAGTTTGTTGTTGATGACGATTCGTTTGATTACGATTTAGAATTTGAGTTTATACACTACTCCAACTGCAAATTTTTTCATGTAAAGCAGAATGAACGTGTTTATAGGTTTGAGAGAGTTGGGTGATTTGATGAGGCTTAAAAACAACAAACTAAACGTGTTGTTGATAAATCGTTTTTAATCGTTCTTTGTTTTATTATAAATCAAAATAACTGTAATTATCTCTCCTAAATAATAGAATATTGATTGTGTAAAATATAAAATATAGTTTTTTCTTAAATATCCATAGTACTCTGTGAATCCTACGTTTTCTTTTCCAAATTCAAAAAATGATTTTATTGAAGGATACGAAATTTGAACAATTTGAATAATGAAATAGGCAGAAAAACTCCAAATAAGATATTTTAGAATGTTTTCGCAAATTGTTTTATAATTATCAAAAATCCAATTAATTAGATTGTTAATTAATATAACAAAA containing:
- a CDS encoding NRDE family protein, which codes for MCTVTIIPKAENNFVLTSNRDEAPNRISLAPDFYQVENTKLLFPKDELSGGTWIGVSDKNRLVCVLNGAFECHVRKAEYRKSRGVVAKDFMVSENVITTIETYSLMDIEPFTMVIADWNSTLQFYELVWDGNQKHISELPLEPKIWSSSTLYNPTMKKERLQWFESFKAENNLSAQSLLKFHKESGNGNEDYGVIMNRGFVKTTSITQVEKQNDAIAMHYEGLQNKTISNKTFYIPQIINE
- a CDS encoding DUF6695 family protein, which translates into the protein MSSTGIILTLAYPDTIVMVSEEWFSPYLRYLGVGKKNYLRAGHAALVLINKENGVLEYHDFGRYITPEPSGRVRGRDTDNELHFPLKAEIENDQIKNLDAILEFLGTHPKLTHGDGKLVASVCNAVDYQKARTHITMMQNKHFIRYAAFIKDACNCARFVTDSLIASVTDKRIKKKLENSKWFTPSTVGNVVLADTEDYVFEVSEAGQISKFEGSQQSENIRCFLDKLKDHEPTFVGTLHPKPVDDLHEKAQWLSGIAAGAWFELHKVGHDVEYHFKRISPYGNIDIHEKFVVDDDSFDYDLEFEFIHYSNCKFFHVKQNERVYRFERVG